The proteins below come from a single Microtus pennsylvanicus isolate mMicPen1 chromosome 13, mMicPen1.hap1, whole genome shotgun sequence genomic window:
- the LOC142833557 gene encoding bolA-like protein 2: MELSAEYLREKLQRDLEAEHVEVEDTTLNRCATSFRVLVVSAKFEGKPLLQRHRLVNECLAEELPHIHAFEQKTLTPEQWT; this comes from the coding sequence ATGGAACTCAGCGCGGAGTATCTCCGCGAGAAGCTGCAGCGGGACCTGGAGGCAGAGCATGTGGAGGTGGAGGACACGACTCTCAACCGTTGCGCAACCAGCTTCCGAGTCCTGGTGGTGTCCGCTAAGTTCGAGGGAAAGCCATTGCTCCAGAGACACCGGCTGGTGAATGAATGCCTAGCTGAAGAGCTCCCGCACATCCATGCCTTTGAGCAGAAAACTCTGACCCCAGAGCAGTGGACCTGA
- the Fam43b gene encoding protein FAM43B — protein MLPWRRNKFVLVEDEAKRKAKSLSPGLAYTSLLSSFLRSCPDLLPDWPLERLGRVFRSRRQKVELNKEDPTYTVWYLGNAVTLHAKGDGCTDDAVGRIWARCGPGGGTKMKLTLGPHGIRMQPSERGAGGSGGRRPTHAYLLPRITYCAADGRHPRVFAWVYRHQARHKAVVLRCHAVLLARAHKARSLARLLRQTALAAFSDFKRLQRQSDARHVRQQHLRAGGAAASVPRAPLRRLLNAKCAYRPPPGERGRGAPRLSSIQEEDEEEDAEEDSRDREGGTLQRERPEVLSLARELRTCSLRGASAPPPPAQPRRCKAGSRERAGQAR, from the coding sequence ATGCTGCCCTGGAGACGGAACAAATTCGTGCTGGTGGAGGACGAGGCCAAGCGCAAGGCAAAGAGCCTAAGCCCCGGGCTCGCCTACACGTCGCTGCTCTCCAGCTTCCTGCGCTCTTGCCCAGACCTGCTACCGGACTGGCCCCTGGAGCGTCTGGGTCGCGTATTCCGCAGCCGGCGCCAGAAAGTGGAGCTTAACAAGGAGGACCCCACCTACACTGTGTGGTACCTGGGCAACGCCGTCACCCTGCACGCCAAGGGCGACGGCTGCACCGACGACGCTGTGGGCAGGATCTGGGCTCGCTGCGGGCCGGGAGGGGGCACGAAGATGAAATTGACTCTGGGCCCGCACGGCATCCGCATGCAGCCGAGCGAGCGCGGCGCAGGGGGATCGGGAGGTCGCAGGCCGACGCATGCCTACCTGCTGCCGCGCATCACCTACTGCGCGGCGGACGGGCGCCACCCGCGCGTCTTCGCCTGGGTCTATCGCCACCAGGCGCGCCACAAGGCCGTGGTGCTGCGCTGCCACGCCGTGCTGCTGGCGCGAGCTCACAAGGCGCGCTCCCTGGCCCGCCTGCTCCGCCAGACCGCGCTGGCGGCCTTCAGCGACTTCAAGCGCCTGCAGCGGCAGAGCGACGCGCGCCACGTGCGCCAGCAGCATCTCCGCGCGGGGGGCGCCGCCGCCTCGGTACCCCGCGCCCCATTGCGCCGCCTGCTCAATGCCAAGTGCGCCTACCGGCCACCGCCGGGCGAGCGCGGCCGCGGAGCTCCGCGTCTCAGCAGCATccaggaggaggatgaggaggaggatgcGGAGGAGGACTCccgggacagagagggaggaaccCTGCAGCGCGAGCGGCCCGAGGTGCTCAGCCTGGCCCGGGAGCTGAGGACGTGCAGCCTGCGGGGTGCCTCGGCGCCTCCGCCACCGGCGCAGCCCCGCCGGTGTAAAGCCGGCTCCAGGGAGCGGGCGGGCCAGGCGCGCTGA